The following are encoded together in the Methanosarcina flavescens genome:
- a CDS encoding molybdopterin biosynthesis protein, with the protein MKRKEFRKLISVEKAREIMSSLQVLPGKEDFAIENVHGKILAEDIIAEINVPPFARAIMDGYALRAEDTYACSETEPAGLKVLGNIPAGSDVRFTISAGEAVEIATGAPIPEGADSVVMVEYSSEENGTVFIYRPVTVGENIMKAGSDILKGERVLRAGRKLGTREIGVLASVGQNDIPVLKLQVGIISTGDELVSPGEKLARGQIYDANSYTLCAGVQECGASPVLYGIVKDDETVMRRALETAVSECALILTSGSTSSGAGDVMYRLIDEMGETLAHGINIKPGKPVIIGIIKGVPVIGLPGNPTSALIIFNEFVAPLLRKALGAETELKKVENGIMGTNFRSEGRQQLLPVGLVRERVYPADRGSGAITSLSGADGFIEIPSSTEFVEAGTPVEVTLFGDVEKPDLLIAGGFCPGLDLLEDLSGLRFRTLHTGSSGGFSAIASNTADIAGVNMPSRDSREKDEILYNTPTIENMGLSDVVLVKGYRREVGLIVRQDSPITKLSDLPGKSLINRNLGSGTRALLDLKVAELAAEKGISKKEFTDSIPGYTSGAKSEVAICDAVVSGKAEAGVGIRNCAEKNCLKFVKFAEEDYDFLIRNEMLETPEIRKFLEILNSAKFASKLPKGLHVYERTGEIISFE; encoded by the coding sequence ATGAAGCGCAAGGAATTTCGGAAACTTATTTCTGTAGAGAAGGCACGGGAAATAATGAGCAGCCTGCAGGTTCTTCCGGGAAAGGAAGATTTTGCCATTGAAAATGTTCACGGTAAAATCCTTGCAGAGGATATCATCGCCGAGATCAATGTGCCCCCCTTTGCAAGAGCAATAATGGACGGTTATGCCTTAAGAGCAGAGGATACTTATGCCTGTAGTGAAACTGAGCCAGCAGGGCTAAAAGTGCTCGGGAATATTCCAGCAGGCTCCGATGTCAGATTCACAATATCGGCAGGGGAAGCTGTGGAGATTGCAACTGGAGCCCCTATTCCTGAAGGGGCTGACTCCGTTGTTATGGTTGAATACAGCTCTGAGGAAAACGGAACTGTGTTCATTTACAGGCCCGTAACTGTGGGAGAGAATATAATGAAGGCAGGTTCGGACATCCTGAAAGGAGAACGTGTGCTCAGGGCAGGGCGAAAGCTCGGAACAAGAGAGATCGGGGTGCTTGCGTCTGTAGGTCAAAATGACATTCCAGTCCTTAAGCTGCAGGTAGGAATAATCTCAACAGGAGATGAGCTTGTGAGTCCCGGGGAAAAACTGGCCAGGGGACAGATATATGATGCAAATTCCTACACCTTATGCGCCGGAGTGCAGGAGTGTGGGGCTTCCCCGGTGCTTTACGGGATTGTAAAGGACGATGAAACAGTTATGAGAAGGGCACTTGAAACCGCTGTCTCGGAATGTGCGCTGATCCTGACATCTGGCAGCACGTCATCAGGAGCCGGGGATGTAATGTATCGTTTGATAGATGAAATGGGGGAGACTCTCGCCCACGGGATTAATATAAAACCTGGAAAGCCCGTGATCATCGGCATAATAAAAGGTGTCCCGGTAATAGGGCTTCCCGGAAACCCAACATCTGCGCTAATTATTTTTAACGAATTTGTTGCTCCTCTTCTCAGGAAAGCCCTTGGAGCCGAAACCGAACTTAAAAAAGTAGAAAATGGAATTATGGGTACTAATTTCCGCTCCGAAGGAAGACAGCAACTTCTTCCTGTAGGTCTGGTCAGGGAGCGGGTCTATCCCGCAGATAGGGGATCTGGAGCCATAACCTCTCTTTCCGGAGCTGATGGCTTTATCGAGATTCCATCAAGTACAGAATTTGTTGAAGCGGGAACTCCTGTAGAGGTGACCCTTTTCGGGGATGTCGAGAAACCTGATCTCCTGATAGCGGGCGGCTTTTGCCCGGGTCTTGATCTGCTTGAAGACCTTAGCGGGCTTCGTTTCAGAACCCTTCATACTGGTTCAAGTGGTGGCTTCAGCGCAATTGCCTCAAACACTGCCGATATTGCAGGCGTGAACATGCCATCACGCGATTCCAGAGAGAAGGATGAAATCCTGTATAACACTCCTACTATTGAGAATATGGGGCTCTCGGATGTTGTGCTGGTGAAAGGATACAGGCGGGAAGTTGGATTAATTGTCAGGCAGGACAGCCCGATTACCAAACTCTCGGACCTGCCGGGAAAAAGCTTGATCAACCGGAACCTTGGTTCAGGCACAAGAGCTCTTCTAGACCTCAAAGTTGCAGAACTGGCAGCTGAAAAAGGAATTAGCAAAAAAGAATTTACGGACTCAATTCCGGGATATACATCAGGAGCAAAATCGGAAGTAGCCATCTGTGACGCAGTTGTTTCAGGAAAAGCTGAAGCAGGCGTTGGGATAAGAAACTGTGCTGAGAAGAACTGCCTCAAATTCGTAAAGTTTGCAGAAGAAGATTATGATTTTCTTATAAGAAACGAAATGTTGGAAACTCCCGAAATCCGCAAATTCCTGGAAATACTTAACTCTGCCAAATTCGCTTCAAAGCTTCCCAAAGGGTTGCACGTGTACGAAAGAACAGGAGAAATAATCTCTTTTGAATAA
- a CDS encoding protease inhibitor I42 family protein — protein MKTATNKKFWKYARFSTILFMVFTVVLSGCVDEGQDGNGSENMADNSQGTNGTNNSQETDGEDYVYGTADVENIQILILESFPVQVRVIAEGYLPDGCTEIDKIKTERERNIFNVSINTKRPKDAICTRTIESFTETIPLDVQGLKAGNYTVNVNGVNGSFELAVDNIIQEEFPGPIPPGQQVVTEADNGTNISVENGETFYLRLPENPSTGYHWELNLTQGLNVTLGPDDRPGRYYPPEQPEGIEQPLVGAGGVRIWEIKAVAEGGQQVTAVYKRPSENETAEGGTFTLNVEIA, from the coding sequence ATGAAAACTGCAACAAATAAAAAATTCTGGAAATATGCGAGGTTTTCTACAATCCTGTTTATGGTCTTTACAGTTGTTCTTTCCGGCTGTGTTGATGAGGGACAGGATGGAAATGGGTCGGAGAACATGGCAGACAATAGCCAGGGGACCAACGGTACAAACAATAGTCAGGAAACAGATGGGGAAGACTACGTTTACGGCACTGCAGACGTGGAGAATATTCAGATTTTAATTCTTGAATCTTTTCCTGTACAGGTACGGGTGATAGCAGAAGGTTACCTGCCTGATGGATGTACGGAAATAGACAAAATAAAGACTGAAAGAGAAAGAAATATCTTCAATGTCAGTATCAACACAAAACGCCCGAAAGATGCAATCTGTACGCGGACTATAGAGAGCTTTACGGAAACTATTCCCCTTGATGTCCAGGGACTCAAAGCAGGCAACTATACTGTAAATGTGAACGGAGTAAATGGATCCTTTGAGCTGGCGGTCGATAATATCATACAGGAAGAATTTCCAGGTCCTATTCCACCGGGACAACAGGTAGTAACTGAAGCTGACAACGGCACAAACATAAGCGTTGAAAATGGAGAGACTTTTTACCTGAGACTACCTGAAAACCCGTCTACAGGTTATCACTGGGAACTCAATCTGACTCAGGGACTGAATGTAACCTTGGGTCCCGATGATCGTCCGGGGAGATACTATCCTCCAGAACAACCTGAAGGAATCGAACAGCCTCTTGTAGGTGCAGGAGGGGTTCGCATATGGGAAATTAAAGCTGTGGCTGAAGGCGGTCAGCAAGTGACAGCAGTATATAAAAGACCCTCTGAGAACGAAACTGCAGAGGGAGGCACTTTCACACTTAATGTTGAGATTGCCTAA
- a CDS encoding signal recognition particle protein Srp54: MVMEKLGDSLQGALKKLIGAGRIDERTVNEVVKDIQRALLQADVNVKLVMGMSQKIKERALKEDPPAGMNPREHVVRIVYQELMGIIGKGAEIQLKPQTIMMVGLQGSGKTTSTAKLARYFQRKGLKAGVIAADTFRPGAYHQLKTLCEKLNVAFYGEEHNPDAVEITRNGLKALDKYDVKIVDTAGRHALEADLIDEMERINAVAKPDHKFMVLDAGIGQQASQQAHAFNNSVGITGVIITKLDGTAKGGGALSAVAETKAPIAFIGVGETSEDFEKFEADRFISRLLGMGDLKSLIEKAEETLTEEDVNVEALMQGRFTLKDMYKQLEAMNKMGPLKQIMSMLPMGMGGLGGVKLSDEMFQATSDKMKNYKVIMDSMTEEEMNDPKLIGGSRIKRISRGSGCSPEEVRELLKYHKTMQTALKGFRGGKFNIQKMMKKKLGM, encoded by the coding sequence ATGGTAATGGAAAAACTTGGAGACTCCTTACAGGGGGCGCTCAAGAAGCTGATCGGCGCGGGACGAATTGATGAGCGCACGGTCAATGAAGTAGTAAAGGATATCCAGCGAGCTCTGCTCCAGGCCGATGTCAATGTAAAACTTGTTATGGGAATGTCCCAGAAAATCAAAGAGCGTGCATTAAAAGAAGACCCTCCTGCAGGTATGAACCCGAGGGAGCATGTAGTCCGCATAGTATACCAGGAGTTAATGGGAATTATCGGCAAGGGAGCTGAAATCCAGCTCAAGCCGCAGACTATAATGATGGTTGGACTTCAAGGAAGTGGAAAAACTACCAGTACTGCAAAGCTTGCCCGCTACTTCCAGAGGAAAGGACTTAAAGCGGGAGTTATCGCTGCAGATACTTTCCGTCCTGGTGCATACCATCAGCTTAAAACCCTATGTGAAAAACTTAATGTAGCTTTCTATGGAGAAGAACACAATCCCGATGCCGTTGAAATCACAAGAAACGGACTCAAAGCCCTGGATAAATACGACGTAAAAATAGTGGATACTGCAGGGCGCCACGCCCTTGAAGCTGACCTAATAGATGAGATGGAACGGATCAACGCTGTTGCAAAGCCAGATCACAAGTTCATGGTTCTGGACGCAGGTATAGGACAGCAGGCAAGCCAGCAAGCTCATGCCTTTAATAATTCTGTCGGGATTACAGGCGTTATTATAACGAAGCTTGATGGAACCGCAAAAGGAGGCGGAGCCCTGTCTGCTGTTGCCGAAACAAAAGCACCTATTGCCTTCATTGGTGTAGGAGAGACATCGGAAGACTTTGAGAAATTCGAAGCTGACAGATTTATCTCAAGGCTTCTCGGCATGGGAGACCTCAAAAGCCTGATAGAGAAGGCTGAAGAGACCCTGACCGAAGAGGATGTGAATGTGGAAGCTCTAATGCAGGGACGCTTCACTCTCAAAGACATGTACAAGCAACTTGAAGCCATGAATAAGATGGGCCCGCTCAAACAGATAATGTCCATGCTCCCTATGGGAATGGGAGGATTAGGAGGTGTCAAGCTCTCAGATGAGATGTTCCAGGCTACAAGTGACAAGATGAAGAATTACAAGGTCATCATGGATTCCATGACAGAGGAAGAAATGAATGATCCAAAGCTCATAGGCGGTTCCCGAATAAAAAGGATCTCAAGAGGTTCAGGCTGCAGCCCTGAAGAAGTAAGAGAGCTTCTTAAATACCACAAAACTATGCAGACAGCTTTAAAAGGCTTTAGAGGCGGAAAATTCAATATTCAGAAAATGATGAAGAAAAAACTCGGGATGTAA
- a CDS encoding GMP synthase subunit A, whose product MKELKILVVNNYGQFCHLIHRAVRDLDVDTKIIPNTMPIEDILAEEPDGLILSGGPEMDRAGLCFDYVREIDLPILGICLGHQAIALEYGGHVHAGSKGGYAEIEIEVLEEDDILRGLGPRTTVWASHADEVAILPEGFAHLARSEVCEIEAMRHPTKPIYGVQWHPEVSHTEKGEELFINFLEVCEQY is encoded by the coding sequence ATGAAAGAGCTGAAAATCCTTGTTGTTAATAATTACGGACAATTTTGCCATCTCATTCACCGGGCTGTCCGGGATCTTGATGTGGATACGAAAATAATCCCCAACACAATGCCAATTGAGGATATCCTGGCAGAGGAACCGGATGGGCTGATCCTGAGCGGTGGGCCGGAAATGGATAGGGCAGGCTTATGTTTCGATTACGTCCGTGAAATTGATCTTCCTATTCTTGGGATCTGCCTCGGGCATCAGGCAATTGCCCTGGAATATGGGGGTCACGTTCATGCAGGGAGTAAAGGCGGGTATGCAGAGATTGAGATAGAAGTGCTTGAAGAAGACGATATTCTTCGGGGACTTGGGCCCAGGACTACTGTCTGGGCTTCCCATGCAGATGAGGTTGCCATTTTGCCTGAGGGTTTCGCTCATCTTGCCCGTTCTGAGGTATGTGAGATTGAGGCTATGCGCCACCCAACAAAACCGATTTACGGTGTCCAGTGGCATCCTGAGGTTTCCCATACCGAAAAGGGAGAAGAACTGTTTATCAACTTCCTTGAGGTTTGCGAGCAATATTAA
- a CDS encoding 2-amino-3,7-dideoxy-D-threo-hept-6-ulosonate synthase: protein MSEIGKKIRIERLMNRESRNMVIIPMDHGISDGPIEGLINITDTVNRVAEGGANAVLMQKGMVKYGHRGYGHDIGLIVHISGSSSLSPDPNAKVQVCTVEEVIKMGADAVSMHINVGSETEADQLEQLGKISRDCTEWGVPLLTMMYPRGKKITNPHDPVNVAHAARIGAELGADVVKTIYTGDPDSFRDVVRGCPVPVVIAGGPKTSTDLELLEMIDGAMEAGARGAAIGRNVFQHRDPVRLTRAICEIVHHRRPVEEALEQLK, encoded by the coding sequence ATGTCAGAAATTGGTAAAAAGATAAGAATAGAAAGGCTGATGAATCGGGAAAGCAGAAACATGGTCATTATTCCAATGGATCATGGAATCTCAGACGGGCCTATTGAAGGACTCATCAATATCACAGATACGGTAAATAGAGTAGCTGAAGGAGGAGCAAATGCCGTTCTTATGCAGAAAGGAATGGTAAAATACGGACACCGGGGATACGGTCATGATATAGGTCTCATCGTACACATCAGTGGTTCTTCTTCCCTGAGTCCTGATCCCAATGCCAAAGTGCAGGTCTGCACAGTGGAGGAAGTAATTAAGATGGGAGCCGATGCCGTATCCATGCATATCAATGTAGGCTCTGAAACCGAAGCTGACCAGCTTGAGCAGCTTGGAAAGATTTCCAGAGACTGCACGGAATGGGGTGTGCCTCTTCTTACAATGATGTACCCCAGAGGTAAGAAAATCACCAATCCGCATGATCCTGTAAATGTTGCACATGCTGCAAGGATCGGAGCCGAGCTAGGCGCTGATGTTGTAAAAACCATATACACCGGAGATCCTGACAGTTTCAGGGATGTGGTCAGAGGCTGTCCTGTGCCTGTAGTTATTGCAGGAGGGCCTAAAACCTCAACTGACCTGGAGCTCCTTGAGATGATTGATGGAGCCATGGAAGCCGGAGCCAGAGGAGCCGCAATTGGAAGAAATGTTTTCCAGCACAGGGATCCTGTCAGGCTCACCCGGGCTATTTGTGAAATTGTACATCATAGAAGGCCTGTAGAAGAAGCTCTTGAACAGCTGAAATGA
- a CDS encoding 3-dehydroquinate synthase II: MKKKSVWIKADEGGWEQQKERITTGLESGADCVLINPGDVEKVRELGSIPVAAFGRDNKSGAEIAVVGKRGEGDGTKPLPLEAPGSLDINAATLLRDKGVAVGGYVVIRDKRYEHFAAELGKVCDFLIVTGTDWKVIPLENLIAELQRYDVKIIFGVKSAEEARLAFQILEIGADGVLLDSGDPQEIKDTIKAARELESESTELESAIVTRVEPLGMGDRVCVDTCNLMQRGEGMLIGSQASGMFLVNSESDDSPYVAARPFRVNAGAVHSYIKIGDKTRYLSELRTGDTVTIVDSKGKQRDGIVGRVKIESRPLMLIEAKAGDRTLSAILQNAETIKLVGKDGNPISVAKLKKGDEVLVSLEEGARHFGKKIEETIIEK, translated from the coding sequence TTGAAAAAGAAAAGCGTGTGGATAAAAGCCGATGAAGGCGGATGGGAACAGCAAAAAGAAAGGATTACAACTGGCCTCGAATCAGGAGCCGACTGCGTGCTTATAAACCCAGGAGATGTTGAAAAAGTCAGAGAACTGGGAAGTATCCCGGTAGCAGCCTTTGGCCGTGACAATAAATCCGGAGCCGAAATAGCTGTTGTTGGAAAGAGAGGAGAAGGCGATGGGACAAAACCCTTACCACTTGAGGCTCCAGGTTCTCTTGATATAAACGCAGCAACCCTTCTCAGGGACAAAGGAGTGGCTGTAGGTGGGTATGTAGTAATAAGGGATAAACGTTATGAGCATTTCGCAGCCGAACTTGGAAAAGTCTGTGACTTCCTCATTGTGACAGGTACGGACTGGAAGGTTATCCCCCTTGAAAACCTGATAGCTGAACTCCAGCGTTACGACGTGAAGATTATTTTCGGAGTAAAGAGCGCAGAAGAGGCAAGACTGGCTTTCCAGATCCTTGAAATCGGAGCAGATGGGGTTCTTCTTGACAGCGGAGATCCCCAGGAAATAAAAGATACCATCAAGGCTGCCAGGGAACTGGAAAGCGAAAGCACTGAGCTTGAATCTGCAATCGTAACCAGGGTTGAGCCTCTTGGAATGGGAGACAGAGTCTGTGTGGATACATGCAATCTCATGCAAAGGGGAGAAGGCATGCTCATAGGTTCTCAGGCAAGCGGGATGTTTCTGGTAAACTCCGAATCCGATGACAGCCCGTATGTGGCAGCCCGCCCGTTCAGGGTGAATGCAGGCGCAGTTCACTCTTATATCAAAATAGGGGACAAAACCCGCTACCTCTCGGAGCTTCGGACCGGAGATACCGTAACTATTGTAGATTCAAAAGGGAAACAGAGAGATGGGATTGTTGGCAGAGTCAAGATCGAAAGCCGCCCTCTCATGCTTATCGAAGCAAAAGCAGGAGACAGGACCTTAAGCGCAATCCTACAGAATGCCGAGACCATCAAGCTTGTTGGAAAAGACGGAAACCCTATTTCAGTTGCCAAACTCAAGAAAGGCGACGAGGTTCTGGTTAGCCTGGAAGAGGGAGCAAGGCACTTTGGTAAAAAGATTGAAGAGACGATTATAGAGAAATAA
- the aroD gene encoding type I 3-dehydroquinate dehydratase: MIRIGPLALEEKAAVVAVILENPIETSRKATEMGADILEIRLDLLGIRDLETASETIRKIKSETGLPLILTNRSSIEGGKWEGKEAERTELLINLLSLRNGPDAVDIELSAGREARDRVIKAAKTCGKTVIVSFHNFSETPTFQEMKTIFEEAFLAGADIAKLAVMPHSMRDVLDLLRASLDTREVGGAVCAIAMGRLGKHTRVIAPFYGSVLTYAAVEGSVSAAPGQFQVDEVKKTMELLE; the protein is encoded by the coding sequence ATGATTCGTATTGGCCCGCTTGCCCTTGAGGAAAAAGCTGCTGTTGTCGCAGTAATCCTTGAGAACCCTATTGAAACCTCAAGGAAAGCCACCGAAATGGGAGCCGATATTCTTGAGATCAGGCTGGATTTGCTTGGAATCAGGGACCTAGAAACAGCTTCAGAAACGATAAGAAAAATAAAGTCCGAAACCGGGCTTCCGCTAATTCTCACAAATCGCTCAAGTATTGAAGGAGGAAAATGGGAGGGAAAAGAGGCTGAGAGAACCGAGCTCCTTATAAACCTACTTTCCCTGAGAAATGGGCCAGACGCCGTAGATATCGAGCTTTCTGCCGGGAGAGAAGCGAGAGACAGAGTAATAAAAGCGGCAAAAACCTGCGGAAAAACAGTGATTGTTTCTTTTCATAATTTTTCAGAAACCCCGACTTTTCAGGAAATGAAAACTATTTTTGAAGAGGCATTTCTGGCAGGGGCGGATATTGCGAAACTAGCTGTTATGCCGCACTCAATGAGAGATGTACTTGATCTGTTAAGAGCTTCACTGGATACCAGGGAGGTAGGGGGCGCTGTATGCGCTATCGCAATGGGCAGGCTTGGAAAGCATACAAGGGTAATCGCTCCTTTTTATGGTTCGGTTCTCACATATGCAGCTGTTGAAGGTTCAGTTTCTGCGGCACCGGGACAGTTTCAGGTAGATGAAGTAAAAAAGACAATGGAGCTACTCGAATGA
- a CDS encoding shikimate dehydrogenase: MKQVFGVFGDPVSHSLSPAMHNAAISALGMDCIYHAFRVKPEKLEKAILGAEAMGFGGLNLTVPLKEVALKLGCIKPDLLAKRIGAVNTIVFEETGEIRGYNTDGLGAKQALQEAAVEIKGSKIVVAGAGGAARAITFQLAADGAEITIINRTEERAIALAKDISAAALPGKVEGRGLSELKDLLQDANVLINTTTLGMHPNIDSTIATADDLYSELTVFDIVYNPLETRLLREAKASGAKTVSGVSMLVYQGAEAFRLWTGIDPPVELMKKTVLEALQA; the protein is encoded by the coding sequence ATGAAGCAAGTCTTTGGTGTATTTGGAGACCCTGTAAGCCATTCCCTTTCTCCTGCAATGCATAACGCAGCTATCTCAGCCCTTGGGATGGACTGCATCTATCACGCTTTCAGGGTCAAGCCCGAAAAACTGGAAAAAGCAATTCTTGGGGCTGAAGCTATGGGATTCGGAGGTCTCAACCTGACAGTACCCCTGAAAGAGGTAGCTTTGAAGCTTGGCTGTATAAAACCTGACCTGCTGGCTAAAAGGATAGGGGCTGTAAATACTATAGTTTTCGAGGAGACCGGAGAAATCCGGGGATACAATACCGATGGGTTGGGAGCAAAACAGGCACTCCAAGAAGCTGCAGTGGAAATAAAGGGGTCTAAAATCGTGGTTGCAGGGGCAGGCGGAGCAGCAAGAGCCATTACTTTTCAGCTTGCGGCGGATGGCGCTGAGATTACAATAATAAATCGGACTGAAGAAAGGGCAATTGCGCTTGCAAAAGACATCTCAGCCGCCGCCCTTCCCGGGAAAGTAGAGGGAAGAGGGCTCTCCGAATTAAAAGATCTGCTACAGGATGCCAACGTTCTGATAAATACCACAACTCTCGGAATGCATCCTAATATAGACTCTACTATTGCCACGGCAGATGATCTTTACTCTGAGCTTACCGTTTTTGATATTGTATATAACCCTCTGGAGACCAGGCTCTTAAGAGAGGCAAAAGCCTCAGGCGCAAAGACTGTAAGTGGAGTCTCAATGCTTGTCTATCAGGGAGCTGAAGCTTTCAGGCTCTGGACAGGAATCGACCCTCCAGTTGAACTTATGAAAAAAACTGTTCTGGAGGCTTTGCAGGCTTGA
- a CDS encoding prephenate dehydrogenase, with translation MESGNQTGTNQNSEKTKVLILGGTGEMGQWFTRFFKERGYEVTVWGKGGKIEIARKLEVPFASNLEEAVPASDIVIVSVPINVTEEIIAEFAPKMKAGSLLMDLTSIKVKPVEAMRKFTPSDVEILGTHPMFGPTISTIRGQTVILVPVKGRSEKWFPVIKELFEESGAHVEITTAVEHDRLVSVVQGLTHFAYISIGTTIDRLDFDVKRSRKFVSPVYDIMLDFVGRILGQNPYLYALIQMENPGVLEVHDAFIRECEELSELVRSHDEEGFVKKMKAAARQYGDTTHALRRSDKLINYRITEYETILNSIGKVCGFYHLYSGKIHVGILENVGPDEVVLTKLVSKGTSPHIKNKFLKLKLENLRLLSEFELWEWRKENLEHSTRDIPVLIPEGADPAVILNAINTNKQLAACEISDIYRGPIQINNKRLNRVETEKESKELERLAVTYRITVFGDCDADSVEAEVTSLLCGLGCRIREKNLKPYR, from the coding sequence ATGGAGTCTGGAAACCAGACCGGAACGAATCAAAATTCTGAAAAGACAAAAGTCCTGATCCTTGGCGGAACCGGGGAAATGGGACAGTGGTTTACCCGTTTTTTCAAAGAAAGAGGTTATGAGGTTACAGTCTGGGGAAAAGGTGGGAAAATAGAAATCGCAAGGAAACTGGAAGTTCCTTTTGCCTCGAATCTTGAGGAAGCTGTTCCAGCAAGTGATATAGTGATAGTCTCTGTACCTATCAATGTAACTGAGGAAATTATTGCTGAGTTTGCCCCAAAAATGAAAGCTGGAAGTCTCCTTATGGACTTAACTTCCATTAAGGTAAAGCCTGTAGAAGCCATGAGAAAATTTACACCCTCCGATGTGGAGATTCTGGGTACCCATCCAATGTTCGGACCAACGATTAGCACTATCCGAGGGCAGACTGTGATTCTGGTTCCTGTAAAGGGACGTTCGGAAAAGTGGTTTCCGGTAATAAAAGAGCTTTTTGAAGAAAGTGGTGCGCATGTTGAGATTACTACCGCAGTCGAACATGACAGGCTTGTCTCGGTTGTGCAGGGACTCACCCATTTTGCCTATATCAGCATAGGAACGACCATTGACAGGTTAGATTTCGACGTAAAAAGATCCAGAAAGTTTGTAAGTCCAGTCTACGACATAATGCTGGATTTCGTAGGCAGGATTCTTGGCCAAAATCCCTATCTGTATGCCCTCATCCAGATGGAAAATCCCGGAGTCCTCGAGGTACATGACGCATTTATCAGGGAATGTGAAGAACTCTCAGAGCTTGTGCGATCTCATGACGAGGAAGGCTTTGTGAAGAAAATGAAAGCTGCTGCTCGACAGTACGGAGATACGACTCATGCCCTGCGCAGATCCGATAAACTGATTAATTACAGAATAACCGAATATGAGACCATCCTGAACTCCATCGGAAAGGTATGCGGGTTTTACCATCTTTATTCCGGAAAAATCCATGTCGGTATTTTAGAAAATGTAGGGCCTGACGAGGTTGTTCTTACAAAGCTGGTCTCAAAAGGCACTTCCCCTCATATAAAAAACAAATTCTTGAAACTCAAGCTAGAAAATCTTCGCCTGCTTTCGGAATTCGAGTTATGGGAATGGAGGAAAGAAAACCTTGAGCATTCTACAAGGGATATCCCGGTCCTTATACCTGAAGGGGCTGATCCTGCGGTTATTCTTAACGCTATAAATACCAATAAACAGCTTGCAGCCTGTGAAATAAGTGATATCTATAGAGGGCCTATTCAGATAAATAATAAGAGACTAAATAGGGTAGAAACTGAAAAAGAAAGCAAAGAGTTGGAAAGACTTGCAGTTACTTACAGGATAACGGTTTTTGGAGATTGTGATGCAGATTCTGTTGAAGCCGAGGTAACATCCCTTCTTTGCGGTCTTGGTTGCAGAATAAGAGAAAAAAACTTGAAGCCGTATAGATAA